In Listeria monocytogenes, the following proteins share a genomic window:
- a CDS encoding chemotaxis protein CheA: MTTNMLDLFIEEASEHLQALNDNLLQLEKDPTNGQLVSEIFRSAHTFKGMSATMGFQQVADLTHAMENVLDEVRNNRLAVTEHLVDIIFTCTSHLETMVSDIQHGGQGAADISKTVADLEALLHPEQETDLAIEKTYRIQIQIEEAAILKAVRAVMCLERLAEMGIISETLPDREAIELEEFEQSFEVVLESAQTKEKIEAVILDISEIEKVIVTEEVEEVQVIEPIKKAAKQTTKRLENKTIRVQLEKIEKLMNVFEESVIERARIDEIAEKTNNKELMEHLGRFSSISKEIQNGLLNMRMVPVDSVFNRFPKMVRTLAKELGKKIDLVIEGADTEVDKIVIDEIGDPLVHLIRNSVDHGAETVEVRRKNGKNETATINLKAFHSGNNVVIEIADDGAGINKRKVLEKAIAKNVVTRAESTKMTDAEIFDLLFDSGFSTADQVSDLSGRGVGLDVVRNTILKIGGKISVESSENAGSTFRIEIPLTLSIIQSMLVATSERRYAVPLANVAEAITINPADIQHVHGKDLINYRETIIEVLDLGECFHETPLNDTDELLLLVVKNAKRTFGLIIKDIIGQREIVLKTLGGFFSESQIAFSGATILGDGRVVLILNLETF; encoded by the coding sequence ATGACTACAAATATGTTAGACCTGTTTATAGAAGAAGCTTCAGAACATTTACAGGCGCTAAATGATAATCTGTTACAGCTTGAGAAAGACCCGACGAACGGTCAGTTAGTAAGTGAAATTTTCCGTTCAGCACATACATTTAAAGGGATGTCCGCAACAATGGGCTTCCAACAGGTGGCTGATTTAACGCATGCAATGGAAAATGTACTAGATGAGGTACGCAATAATCGATTGGCTGTAACAGAACATTTGGTAGACATTATTTTTACATGTACATCTCATTTGGAAACAATGGTTTCGGATATCCAGCACGGCGGACAAGGCGCGGCGGATATTTCGAAAACCGTAGCTGACTTAGAGGCGCTTTTACATCCAGAACAAGAAACAGATTTGGCAATTGAGAAAACGTACCGCATTCAGATTCAAATTGAAGAAGCAGCTATTTTGAAAGCAGTGCGGGCGGTAATGTGTTTAGAGCGACTTGCAGAAATGGGGATTATTTCAGAAACTTTGCCAGACAGAGAAGCGATTGAGCTAGAAGAGTTTGAGCAGTCATTCGAAGTAGTCCTAGAGTCGGCGCAAACAAAAGAAAAAATCGAAGCGGTTATTCTAGATATTTCTGAAATTGAAAAAGTGATTGTGACAGAAGAAGTGGAAGAAGTTCAGGTTATTGAACCAATCAAAAAAGCCGCAAAACAAACAACCAAACGATTAGAAAATAAAACCATTCGTGTACAACTTGAAAAAATCGAAAAGCTAATGAACGTTTTTGAAGAAAGCGTCATTGAACGGGCGAGAATTGATGAAATCGCAGAAAAAACGAATAACAAAGAATTGATGGAACACTTAGGACGATTCAGTTCCATCTCCAAAGAAATTCAAAACGGCTTACTAAATATGCGTATGGTGCCAGTGGACAGTGTGTTCAATCGCTTTCCAAAAATGGTGCGCACACTAGCCAAAGAATTAGGTAAGAAAATCGACTTAGTGATTGAAGGCGCGGATACGGAAGTCGACAAAATCGTCATTGATGAAATTGGCGACCCACTTGTTCACTTAATCCGTAATTCAGTAGACCACGGAGCTGAAACAGTCGAAGTAAGACGTAAAAATGGGAAAAATGAAACCGCCACAATTAATCTAAAAGCTTTCCATAGTGGGAACAATGTCGTGATTGAAATTGCGGATGACGGTGCGGGAATCAATAAACGTAAAGTGTTAGAAAAAGCAATTGCGAAAAATGTCGTTACAAGAGCAGAATCAACCAAAATGACGGACGCGGAAATTTTTGATTTATTATTTGATTCCGGTTTCAGTACCGCGGATCAAGTATCCGATCTTTCTGGTCGAGGCGTGGGACTAGATGTTGTCCGTAATACGATTCTCAAAATCGGCGGGAAAATCAGCGTGGAATCAAGTGAAAACGCTGGTTCGACGTTCCGAATTGAGATTCCGCTGACATTATCGATCATCCAATCGATGCTCGTTGCAACATCAGAACGTCGCTATGCTGTACCGCTGGCAAACGTGGCCGAAGCCATCACGATTAATCCTGCAGACATTCAACACGTTCACGGCAAAGACTTAATCAACTACCGTGAAACCATTATCGAAGTACTCGACTTAGGCGAATGCTTCCATGAAACACCTTTGAATGACACGGATGAATTACTATTACTCGTCGTGAAAAATGCCAAGCGAACTTTTGGACTTATTATTAAAGATATTATCGGTCAACGGGAAATCGTTTTAAAAACACTTGGTGGCTTTTTCAGCGAAAGTCAGATTGCCTTTTCTGGAGCAACGATTTTAGGCGATGGTCGTGTCGTATTAATTTTAAATTTAGAAACATTTTAA
- a CDS encoding response regulator: MLKLLIVDDAMFMRTMIKNIVKDSDFEVVAEAENGLEAVKKYDEVKPDIVTLDITMPEMDGLEALAQIMAKDPSAKVIMCSAMGQQGMVVDAIKKGAKDFIVKPFQADRVLEALEKAAK; the protein is encoded by the coding sequence ATGTTGAAGTTGTTGATTGTCGACGATGCAATGTTCATGCGTACGATGATTAAGAATATCGTGAAAGATAGCGATTTTGAAGTAGTTGCAGAAGCGGAAAATGGACTGGAAGCAGTGAAAAAGTATGATGAAGTAAAACCTGATATCGTGACACTGGATATTACGATGCCAGAAATGGATGGCTTAGAAGCACTTGCACAAATTATGGCAAAAGATCCATCAGCAAAAGTAATTATGTGTTCGGCGATGGGCCAACAAGGTATGGTTGTAGACGCCATTAAAAAAGGTGCCAAAGACTTTATCGTAAAACCTTTCCAAGCGGACCGGGTTTTAGAGGCGTTAGAAAAAGCAGCTAAGTAG
- the fliM gene encoding flagellar motor switch protein FliM, translated as MSDKLSQEQIDALLSQISEGKVVDESTEIGDFGRFHPYDFHKPEKFGAEHLESLKTIASAFTKKSMEFVSQRIRIPIHTEATLADQVSFASGYIETMPNDSYIFCIIDLGNPELGQIIIELDLAYIIYIHECLSGGNPKRKLSERRLLSVFEELTLKSILEKFCEALKDSFKSVHPISPEIVNIETNPALLRVTSPNDMMALVSVDIKSEFWISTMRIGVPFFSVEEIMNKLENVVEYTFDKRRNFDAEVEQELHQVEKEARIRVGEIKTTWKELNKLEVGDVLLTETHIRDTLKGYVTEKWKFECYMGKSGNQKAVKFMRHTGRTEQER; from the coding sequence ATGAGCGATAAATTAAGTCAAGAACAAATTGACGCCCTGCTTTCCCAAATAAGTGAAGGTAAGGTAGTTGATGAAAGTACGGAAATTGGCGACTTTGGGCGCTTTCATCCCTATGACTTTCATAAACCAGAGAAATTTGGTGCAGAACACCTCGAAAGCTTAAAGACGATTGCATCCGCTTTTACGAAAAAAAGTATGGAGTTTGTTTCCCAGCGTATCCGGATTCCAATTCATACCGAAGCAACCCTTGCAGATCAAGTTTCTTTTGCGAGTGGTTATATCGAGACAATGCCGAACGATAGCTACATTTTCTGCATTATCGACCTTGGTAATCCGGAGCTCGGTCAAATTATTATCGAACTCGATTTAGCCTATATCATTTATATTCATGAATGCTTATCTGGCGGGAATCCAAAACGAAAATTGAGCGAGCGCAGACTTTTATCTGTTTTTGAAGAGCTGACGTTGAAATCTATTTTAGAAAAATTCTGCGAAGCACTCAAAGACAGTTTTAAATCGGTGCATCCAATCTCACCAGAAATCGTTAATATCGAAACTAACCCAGCACTTCTACGTGTCACGTCACCGAACGACATGATGGCGCTTGTCAGTGTTGATATTAAATCAGAGTTTTGGATTAGTACAATGCGTATTGGCGTGCCATTTTTCTCGGTGGAAGAGATTATGAATAAGCTGGAAAATGTTGTGGAATATACGTTTGATAAACGGCGGAACTTTGATGCGGAAGTCGAGCAAGAATTGCATCAAGTCGAGAAAGAAGCACGCATCCGTGTAGGTGAAATTAAAACAACGTGGAAAGAACTGAATAAGCTTGAAGTAGGCGACGTCCTTCTAACAGAAACACACATACGCGATACACTCAAAGGTTACGTCACCGAAAAATGGAAATTTGAATGTTATATGGGAAAAAGTGGTAACCAAAAAGCCGTTAAATTTATGCGTCATACAGGGCGGACAGAGCAGGAGAGGTAG
- the flgE gene encoding flagellar hook protein FlgE, with protein MNQTMYTAISGMNAFQQALSVTSNNIANANTTGYKKQSVVFNDLLYQNTMGSVAGGLYAGTNPMSFGSGSKIGAILTDYTAGSPTATGRNKDAALQGRGFFIAGDNAGGNIVYTRDGSFAVSDNNYLTTQQGKYVMGYATDKNGNVLNGNLQPIQIPLNSAIPGEATKNGSLSGNIPLDWGEKDTISSELSVYDNAGGKHKLQVNMKAATPDASGNVSYEYEIQMDGKALTPPVTGTLNYNAQGELTNPDALKNIQINSTVNGKQVNMGLNLSGLTNYGTNQVFSPTSDGKGAATVKDYAVTDSGYIAVSYSDGTVIPVAQLAVATFSNEDGLVKMGNGEYVPGLSSGDAVYGVAGQNGAGGISGSSLEGSNVDLSREFVNLMTYQSGFQGNTKVIRVADDVMKQIVNLIQ; from the coding sequence ATGAATCAAACTATGTATACAGCTATTTCTGGGATGAATGCGTTCCAACAAGCATTATCGGTAACATCAAATAATATTGCCAATGCCAACACGACAGGATACAAAAAACAAAGCGTCGTTTTCAATGATTTACTTTACCAAAATACAATGGGATCTGTTGCAGGCGGACTTTACGCTGGAACAAACCCAATGAGTTTCGGTTCCGGTTCAAAAATTGGAGCGATTTTAACCGATTATACAGCGGGTTCCCCGACAGCGACGGGCAGAAACAAAGATGCAGCACTACAAGGTCGCGGCTTTTTCATCGCGGGCGATAATGCAGGGGGCAATATCGTTTACACGCGTGACGGGAGCTTCGCCGTTTCCGACAACAATTATTTAACTACTCAACAAGGGAAATACGTAATGGGTTACGCAACAGACAAAAATGGCAACGTTTTAAACGGTAATTTGCAACCAATTCAAATCCCGCTAAATAGCGCAATCCCAGGAGAAGCAACAAAAAACGGTAGCTTAAGCGGTAACATTCCACTAGACTGGGGCGAAAAAGATACGATTTCTTCCGAGCTTTCTGTATATGATAATGCTGGCGGCAAACATAAACTTCAAGTGAATATGAAAGCTGCTACACCAGATGCGAGCGGTAATGTTTCCTACGAATATGAAATCCAAATGGACGGCAAAGCATTAACTCCTCCAGTAACAGGCACACTTAATTACAATGCGCAGGGCGAACTAACAAACCCAGACGCACTTAAAAATATTCAAATCAATTCCACAGTAAACGGCAAACAAGTCAATATGGGCTTAAACCTAAGTGGCTTAACCAACTACGGAACAAACCAAGTATTCTCACCAACTTCTGACGGTAAAGGCGCTGCAACTGTAAAAGACTACGCAGTTACCGATTCTGGCTATATTGCAGTGAGTTACTCAGATGGTACCGTTATTCCAGTTGCCCAACTTGCGGTGGCTACTTTCTCCAATGAAGACGGTTTAGTCAAAATGGGGAACGGCGAATATGTTCCAGGATTATCTTCTGGCGATGCAGTATACGGCGTTGCTGGCCAAAATGGCGCTGGCGGAATTAGCGGTTCTTCTCTAGAAGGTTCAAACGTAGACTTGTCCCGCGAATTCGTTAACTTAATGACATACCAAAGTGGTTTCCAAGGGAATACAAAAGTTATTCGTGTGGCGGATGACGTGATGAAACAAATTGTGAACTTGATTCAGTAG
- a CDS encoding flagellar motor switch protein FliN — MKINHTIPLRIDFELGRTKQPVGSLLDVKKGTVFRLEDSTANVVKITISGKCIGYGEILTKDGKMFVKITKLGEGSSS; from the coding sequence ATGAAAATTAATCATACTATTCCACTCAGAATCGACTTCGAATTAGGACGTACGAAACAGCCAGTCGGTAGTTTGCTAGATGTAAAAAAAGGGACCGTTTTTCGGTTAGAAGATTCCACAGCTAATGTGGTTAAAATTACGATTTCAGGCAAATGCATCGGTTACGGCGAGATTTTGACAAAAGACGGCAAGATGTTTGTCAAAATAACGAAATTAGGAGAGGGAAGTTCTTCATGA
- a CDS encoding flagellar hook capping FlgD N-terminal domain-containing protein, with product MDGISSLSGAGQDTNNVVTSSVSKTLGKDDFMKLFLTSLQYQDPSSPLDTNEMMSQMAQLSLMEQVANMTTAVDKLSEQAQNSALQSAVNFIGKDIKGVSLNGEVISGKVESVQQTTNGVMLKLKDNDSLVPMTYVTEIN from the coding sequence TTGGACGGAATTAGTAGTTTATCAGGAGCCGGTCAGGATACAAATAATGTAGTAACATCCAGCGTATCCAAAACCCTTGGCAAAGATGACTTCATGAAACTATTTTTAACAAGTTTACAATACCAAGACCCATCGAGCCCGCTTGATACAAATGAAATGATGTCACAAATGGCGCAACTTTCCTTAATGGAACAAGTTGCCAATATGACCACTGCCGTAGATAAGCTTTCTGAGCAAGCACAAAACTCCGCCTTGCAATCCGCGGTTAATTTCATCGGCAAAGATATAAAAGGTGTTTCGCTGAACGGCGAAGTAATTAGTGGGAAAGTCGAAAGCGTTCAACAAACGACAAACGGCGTCATGCTGAAATTAAAAGATAACGATAGCCTCGTGCCAATGACATATGTAACAGAAATTAATTAA
- a CDS encoding Eukaryotic translation initiation factor 3 subunit E: MRKLGLMTILFWLFFSVQAFAADPEPPIISLEGEQRVFTSGEVISFHIENAADLKIILVNEHGQRKLLDEETYMVTDWDLDGSYRAEFYQANMSKPFVTVEDLFEVKQLEDVAKDETAPSLKTIEITHDEDVLLTSVLHVSADLDDAESGVKQATLLVHSESNESEIELIRNNYTGKFAAEIPLEKFQLGEKLTFQLQLVDFAENEIIVDLENTVQLYQPKTPILSYDGSDITNVQKKIGQVGKQIELTLDKYTTEFPELATETGKIIPLIWQKTATEWKGSLILPSELSGEIIHIQGMDQHLLVRATSEPFGDVQLVNNAILTGTILPDFTLISNLYIEVNGQKFSVERADNRFKSAEITTTGKIVLHWTDWDGQVYSKQMNQEIKPVIEMPGKEIIAPPPVIPNEKAQILTSPALKPSVESHEDTPKKQVKKETSTKDKSSSIPFWIPALMIIGVIIFSGNRAMK; the protein is encoded by the coding sequence GTGCGGAAACTTGGACTGATGACAATTTTATTTTGGCTGTTTTTTTCGGTTCAAGCATTTGCAGCAGATCCTGAACCCCCGATAATATCGCTTGAGGGCGAACAACGTGTTTTTACATCTGGTGAAGTGATTTCGTTTCATATCGAAAATGCGGCTGACTTGAAAATTATTCTGGTGAATGAACATGGGCAGAGAAAGCTTCTAGACGAGGAAACGTATATGGTGACAGATTGGGATTTGGACGGGAGTTACCGGGCTGAATTTTATCAAGCAAATATGTCGAAACCGTTTGTTACTGTGGAAGATTTATTTGAAGTGAAACAGCTTGAGGATGTTGCGAAAGATGAAACGGCGCCGAGCTTGAAAACGATAGAAATTACGCACGATGAAGATGTCTTGTTAACGAGTGTACTACATGTATCAGCCGATTTAGATGACGCAGAATCTGGCGTGAAACAAGCGACTTTACTTGTTCATAGCGAATCGAATGAATCCGAAATCGAACTCATTCGCAACAACTATACAGGGAAGTTTGCTGCAGAAATACCTTTAGAAAAATTCCAACTGGGTGAAAAACTCACTTTTCAACTGCAACTAGTTGATTTTGCCGAGAATGAAATCATAGTGGACTTAGAAAATACTGTTCAACTATATCAACCAAAAACGCCTATTTTAAGTTATGACGGTAGTGACATCACGAACGTCCAGAAAAAAATCGGCCAAGTCGGCAAACAAATCGAGCTAACTCTCGACAAATATACAACTGAATTTCCAGAACTAGCAACAGAGACCGGCAAAATAATCCCACTAATATGGCAAAAAACGGCAACTGAATGGAAGGGAAGCCTAATTTTACCGAGCGAATTATCCGGTGAAATCATTCATATTCAAGGAATGGATCAACACCTGCTTGTTCGCGCCACTAGTGAACCTTTTGGCGATGTTCAGTTAGTCAACAATGCCATTTTAACCGGAACTATTCTTCCGGATTTCACACTTATTTCCAATCTTTATATTGAAGTAAACGGTCAAAAATTTTCCGTCGAACGAGCGGACAACCGTTTCAAAAGTGCAGAAATAACCACCACAGGCAAAATAGTGCTCCACTGGACAGACTGGGACGGCCAAGTTTATTCCAAGCAAATGAATCAAGAAATCAAGCCTGTGATCGAAATGCCAGGTAAAGAAATAATCGCACCACCACCAGTAATACCGAACGAAAAAGCGCAGATACTAACATCACCAGCTCTTAAGCCATCTGTTGAGTCACATGAAGATACCCCCAAAAAGCAGGTGAAAAAGGAAACCTCAACTAAAGACAAGTCAAGCAGTATCCCGTTTTGGATTCCGGCGCTCATGATTATTGGCGTTATTATTTTTTCGGGTAATAGAGCAATGAAATAA
- a CDS encoding flagellar hook-length control protein FliK: protein MLIPDNLLQPLVGKKQIEPKESLAEELVELPFISLLMENSPAPLLKGEADNGEQATIPLKEIAQPLVSAKLLDNAPETKLQAAPLELKEVKETLAAIAKQAIDQPKIENAPQAVETPVTNTPKEPTKNATREQQPPPELIMPTKESSKLAENVTKNQPVLAKLPQEKEVVQLFKASIKEPVTAKEEVAVKKPAESNNIWHDTAKQLTPAAKSEVPVTLKQLDKTITDQIEQLQKFQVKQNKAFFAIQPESLGKVEVLLKKMPDKIFVHIEYQEQTAKQKLEQMAQDLHNRFRDRGVEVAVTMTEKQAPKENGQGSEGRHQGESKKEKERENPHQERAKQEAFDLEEET from the coding sequence ATGCTAATCCCAGATAATTTGCTACAACCACTCGTCGGAAAAAAACAGATCGAACCAAAAGAATCGTTAGCAGAAGAATTAGTAGAACTGCCTTTTATTTCACTTTTAATGGAGAATAGCCCTGCGCCGCTCTTAAAGGGAGAAGCGGATAACGGAGAACAAGCTACGATACCACTAAAAGAAATCGCCCAACCACTCGTTTCAGCCAAACTACTCGACAATGCACCAGAAACGAAACTGCAAGCAGCACCACTCGAACTCAAAGAAGTGAAAGAAACACTTGCGGCAATCGCCAAACAAGCAATTGATCAACCCAAAATTGAAAACGCCCCGCAAGCTGTAGAAACTCCAGTAACAAATACACCGAAAGAACCCACAAAAAATGCTACCAGAGAGCAACAACCACCACCAGAACTTATCATGCCTACAAAAGAATCATCTAAACTAGCAGAAAACGTGACCAAAAACCAACCAGTCCTAGCCAAATTACCTCAAGAAAAAGAAGTCGTGCAACTTTTCAAAGCGAGCATTAAAGAGCCAGTAACAGCGAAAGAGGAAGTTGCCGTCAAAAAGCCCGCAGAATCCAACAACATTTGGCATGATACGGCGAAACAACTCACACCAGCTGCCAAATCTGAAGTCCCAGTGACGTTAAAACAACTTGATAAAACCATCACCGACCAAATCGAACAGCTACAAAAATTCCAAGTGAAACAAAATAAAGCCTTTTTCGCCATCCAGCCGGAGTCACTCGGAAAAGTCGAAGTTTTACTTAAAAAAATGCCCGATAAAATATTTGTACATATCGAATATCAGGAGCAAACAGCGAAACAAAAACTCGAACAGATGGCGCAAGATTTGCATAATCGTTTCCGAGATCGCGGCGTAGAAGTTGCCGTGACAATGACAGAAAAACAAGCACCGAAAGAGAATGGTCAAGGTTCAGAAGGTCGACACCAAGGTGAATCTAAAAAAGAAAAAGAACGCGAAAATCCACATCAGGAAAGAGCTAAACAAGAAGCATTTGATTTAGAGGAGGAGACGTAA
- a CDS encoding flagellar motor switch protein, with translation MEQLLEKNITQMELDVIGEIANISFGSASTVLSDLLHQQVTISTPKVEIVDLYNTKDIDIPHVVLEVNFHKGIEMRNLFVLQSEVAAAIADLMMMGDGNIDPNEELSELHLSAVQEAMNQMMGHSATAMSNMFGEMIDITTPDIKVIALKEQLEDTNDQTMIKVGFDLIIGDLITSNLMQLIPIDKGHELAKRLLGDAVPEPEPVKEEISLTAEELDVFLEVCNIGIGSASTVLSKLLNRKVSLQIPTARVIDSKEFEFNERPCLVTSVEFVEGLRSSNTFIISKNAALIMADLMMMGDGLVQEDAELTELEVSAVQELMNQMMGFSATAMSEMLGTKIDISPPTMEFCNFGDTMIQKNIEEGKTVEVIFPLEVEGLLKTPMYQIFNPAAAKEMAQLMLGIQAKEVAEKEATTPAEIIEPEKPAEPVHQAVIEEKETLSEMEQILEDIPVTLEVVFGTAKVKLEKFISWCEKDVIILKESMNEPLVLALNGVTIGKGILVRVDDHFGIQMTELVR, from the coding sequence GTGGAGCAATTACTAGAGAAAAATATCACGCAAATGGAACTAGATGTGATAGGAGAAATCGCCAATATTTCGTTTGGCTCAGCTTCTACGGTCTTATCTGATTTACTACACCAACAAGTCACTATTTCGACGCCAAAAGTTGAGATTGTTGATTTATATAATACGAAAGACATTGATATTCCACATGTCGTGTTAGAAGTGAATTTCCATAAAGGAATCGAAATGCGGAATTTATTTGTTCTGCAATCAGAAGTGGCTGCGGCTATCGCGGACTTAATGATGATGGGTGATGGAAACATTGACCCGAATGAAGAACTTTCAGAACTTCATCTCAGCGCCGTGCAAGAAGCGATGAACCAAATGATGGGACATTCCGCCACTGCGATGAGCAATATGTTTGGCGAAATGATTGATATTACGACACCAGACATTAAAGTAATCGCGCTAAAAGAACAATTAGAAGATACGAACGACCAAACAATGATAAAAGTCGGCTTTGACTTAATTATCGGCGACTTAATCACATCGAATTTAATGCAACTCATCCCTATTGATAAAGGGCATGAACTTGCAAAAAGATTACTTGGCGACGCAGTTCCAGAGCCAGAACCAGTAAAAGAAGAAATCAGCTTAACGGCCGAAGAGTTAGATGTCTTTTTAGAAGTATGTAATATTGGCATCGGTTCAGCTTCGACCGTTCTATCCAAATTGCTTAATCGCAAAGTTTCCTTACAAATCCCAACTGCACGCGTAATTGATAGCAAAGAGTTCGAGTTTAATGAACGTCCTTGCTTAGTGACGAGTGTGGAATTTGTCGAAGGGCTGCGCTCAAGCAACACATTTATCATTAGCAAAAATGCCGCGCTAATTATGGCAGATTTAATGATGATGGGAGACGGTTTGGTTCAAGAAGATGCAGAACTGACGGAACTTGAAGTCAGCGCAGTGCAAGAATTAATGAACCAGATGATGGGCTTCTCAGCGACAGCAATGTCAGAAATGCTCGGAACAAAAATTGATATTAGCCCACCTACAATGGAATTTTGCAATTTCGGCGATACGATGATTCAAAAAAATATTGAAGAAGGAAAAACTGTCGAAGTCATCTTCCCGCTTGAAGTAGAAGGACTATTAAAAACGCCAATGTACCAAATTTTTAATCCAGCGGCAGCAAAAGAAATGGCGCAATTGATGCTTGGGATTCAGGCGAAAGAAGTCGCAGAGAAAGAAGCAACGACTCCGGCAGAAATAATCGAACCAGAAAAGCCAGCTGAACCAGTGCATCAAGCGGTAATCGAAGAAAAAGAAACACTTTCCGAAATGGAACAAATTTTGGAAGATATTCCTGTAACGCTTGAAGTGGTATTTGGAACAGCAAAAGTAAAACTGGAGAAATTTATCTCTTGGTGTGAAAAAGATGTGATTATCCTAAAAGAGAGCATGAACGAACCGCTTGTCTTAGCGCTAAATGGCGTGACGATTGGCAAAGGAATTTTAGTTCGCGTGGATGATCATTTTGGTATACAAATGACGGAGTTAGTAAGGTGA
- a CDS encoding YaaR family protein: MNNVSIGQISQSKQTNVVRGMQELNQTQQLYFEQMKANGKKQTPSLTEINELITNVTDKKSLVEMDMTVDNVLSYKKAVQTFLNFYVNNVMDYDNIESRHPKYGFSQKMTILKQVEKQTNELDDVMNLIDTKTGHLDMLNRIGEITGMILDVVL; this comes from the coding sequence ATGAATAATGTTTCAATTGGCCAAATTTCGCAGTCCAAACAGACGAATGTAGTTAGGGGAATGCAAGAATTAAATCAAACACAACAGCTTTATTTTGAACAAATGAAGGCAAATGGCAAGAAACAAACTCCTTCCCTGACTGAAATTAACGAACTAATCACGAATGTCACAGATAAAAAGTCACTCGTTGAAATGGATATGACGGTAGATAATGTTTTGAGCTATAAAAAAGCAGTCCAAACATTTTTGAATTTTTATGTGAATAATGTGATGGATTACGACAATATAGAAAGCCGCCATCCAAAATACGGTTTTTCGCAAAAAATGACGATTTTAAAGCAAGTAGAAAAACAAACCAATGAACTCGATGATGTAATGAATTTAATTGATACAAAAACTGGACATTTAGACATGCTAAACCGTATTGGTGAGATTACTGGCATGATTCTTGATGTCGTATTGTAG
- a CDS encoding flagellar motor switch protein FliN encodes MEQVFQVELPEWEPKEPSQEGREKGSIRQVDNIGVNLIVRLGKKEMPVGDIAELSIGDVLEVEKKPGHKVEIFLDEKKVGIGEAILMDENFGIVISEID; translated from the coding sequence ATGGAACAAGTATTTCAAGTAGAACTTCCTGAATGGGAACCGAAAGAACCGAGCCAAGAAGGACGCGAAAAAGGCTCTATCCGCCAAGTAGACAACATTGGCGTTAACTTAATCGTCCGCCTTGGAAAAAAAGAAATGCCAGTAGGGGATATCGCCGAGTTAAGCATTGGCGATGTCCTCGAAGTGGAAAAGAAACCTGGCCACAAAGTCGAAATTTTCCTCGATGAAAAGAAAGTCGGCATCGGTGAAGCTATTTTGATGGACGAGAACTTCGGAATCGTTATTTCAGAAATCGACTAA